The Geothrix sp. genome window below encodes:
- a CDS encoding pyridoxal-dependent decarboxylase: MDAQEFRRLGYQLVDWIADYREGLERLPVMSQVKPGEIRAAFPDHPPQHGGRMAQALAALDRDVMPGITHWNHPSFFAYFPSNTSYSSILGDLAASGIGAQGMSWQTSPAATEVEEVVMDWLRQMVGLSPAFTGVIHDTASTATFTALLCARERASDYAQDTEGLQSGESPLVIYATDQGHSSIEKAALLAGFGRSFLRLIPTDDQHAIRMDLLQAAIEKDLEIGLRPCALVAAVGTTGTTALDPVAAMADLAEKHGLWLHVDAALAGTAMVLPECRWMWAGIERADSLVFNPHKWMGVGFDLSAYFVRDPQHLIRVMSTNPSYLRTAQDGQVSNFRDWHIQLGRRFRALKLWFYLMDVGVEGLQARLRRDLENAQWLKTQVDAAPDWERLAPVPLQTVCVRHLKPGLDEPGLAAHNLEIARRINDGGKAYLTPSLLKGVQILRVSIGAETTERRHVEALWEALRHAALEA, translated from the coding sequence ATGGACGCCCAAGAATTCCGCCGCCTCGGTTATCAGCTCGTGGACTGGATCGCGGACTACCGCGAAGGCCTGGAGCGCCTGCCGGTCATGAGCCAAGTGAAGCCCGGCGAGATCCGGGCCGCCTTCCCGGATCACCCGCCCCAGCATGGGGGCCGCATGGCCCAGGCCCTCGCAGCCCTGGACCGGGATGTGATGCCGGGCATCACCCACTGGAACCATCCCTCCTTCTTCGCCTACTTCCCCAGCAACACCAGCTACAGCTCGATCCTCGGCGACCTTGCGGCGTCGGGCATCGGCGCCCAGGGCATGAGCTGGCAGACCAGCCCCGCGGCCACCGAGGTCGAAGAGGTCGTCATGGACTGGCTGCGGCAGATGGTGGGACTGAGCCCCGCCTTCACCGGCGTCATCCACGACACCGCCAGCACCGCCACCTTCACGGCCCTGCTCTGCGCCCGGGAGAGAGCCTCGGACTACGCCCAGGACACCGAGGGACTGCAGAGCGGCGAATCGCCCCTGGTGATCTACGCCACGGACCAGGGCCACAGCTCCATCGAAAAAGCCGCCCTGCTCGCCGGCTTCGGCCGCAGTTTCCTGCGCCTCATCCCCACCGACGACCAGCATGCGATCCGCATGGACTTGCTGCAGGCCGCCATCGAGAAGGATCTCGAGATCGGCCTGCGACCCTGCGCGCTCGTCGCGGCGGTCGGGACCACGGGCACCACGGCACTTGATCCGGTGGCGGCCATGGCGGACCTCGCCGAGAAGCACGGCCTCTGGCTCCATGTGGATGCGGCCCTGGCGGGCACGGCCATGGTGCTGCCCGAGTGCCGCTGGATGTGGGCCGGCATCGAGCGGGCCGACAGCCTGGTGTTCAACCCCCACAAGTGGATGGGTGTGGGTTTTGATCTCAGCGCCTACTTCGTGCGTGATCCCCAGCACCTCATCCGCGTGATGAGCACCAATCCAAGCTACCTGCGCACGGCCCAGGACGGCCAGGTGAGCAACTTCCGCGACTGGCACATCCAGCTGGGCCGCCGCTTCCGGGCCCTCAAACTCTGGTTCTACCTCATGGATGTGGGCGTGGAAGGCCTGCAGGCCCGCCTGCGACGCGATCTCGAGAATGCCCAGTGGCTGAAGACGCAGGTGGACGCGGCCCCGGACTGGGAGCGCCTGGCGCCCGTGCCCCTGCAGACCGTCTGCGTCCGCCACCTGAAGCCTGGGCTCGACGAACCCGGCCTCGCCGCCCACAACCTCGAAATCGCCCGCCGCATCAACGACGGCGGCAAGGCCTACCTCACCCCCTCCCTGCTCAAGGGAGTGCAGATCCTCCGCGTGAGCATCGGCGCCGAAACCACCGAACGGCGGCATGTCGAAGCCCTGTGGGAGGCCTTGAGGCACGCGGCGCTGGAGGCCTGA
- a CDS encoding efflux RND transporter periplasmic adaptor subunit gives MKRKKLWILGGGLAVVLIGGLSLAGMRDKGIGVQVATVGRENLQSKVSANGKVQAVTKADISANVMGQVTRLAVKEGDRVTKGQFLMEIDPRSARANADAMQANLQATQSDLISTTANLAQARSDFERAKANRTAGIISAADFERAKTAFETAQAAQETSRRRADQAKANVNQSHVGLGYSTISSPMDGVVTARRIELGETAVPGIQNQAGTVLLTVSDMSKVEAEMEVDEASIPSVKLGEEAQVRIDAYPNQTFQGQVTEVGGSPILKTSANEATKFKVKVWIKNPPLTIKPGLSAQADIFTGSREQALTIPFQALVMREIKLKPGETHKPGAPREEEGVFLQEGGKAKFVPVKTGLMGDLSVEVLSGLKGGETLITGPNRALRDLKGGEAVRVEKAKKKEESKT, from the coding sequence ATGAAGCGGAAAAAGCTGTGGATCCTCGGTGGAGGACTGGCGGTCGTCCTGATCGGCGGCCTGAGCCTCGCCGGCATGAGGGACAAGGGCATCGGCGTGCAGGTCGCCACCGTGGGCCGGGAGAACCTCCAGTCGAAAGTCAGCGCCAACGGCAAGGTCCAGGCCGTGACCAAGGCCGACATCTCCGCGAATGTCATGGGCCAAGTCACCCGGCTGGCCGTCAAGGAAGGCGACCGGGTCACCAAGGGCCAGTTCCTCATGGAAATCGACCCCCGCAGCGCCCGGGCCAATGCGGACGCCATGCAGGCCAACCTCCAGGCCACCCAGTCGGACCTGATCTCCACTACGGCGAACCTCGCCCAGGCCCGCTCCGATTTTGAGCGGGCGAAGGCCAATCGCACGGCGGGCATCATCTCGGCTGCCGACTTCGAGCGCGCCAAGACGGCCTTCGAGACAGCCCAGGCGGCCCAGGAGACCTCGCGCCGCCGCGCCGACCAGGCGAAGGCCAATGTGAACCAGTCCCATGTGGGCCTGGGGTATTCCACGATCTCCTCGCCCATGGACGGCGTGGTGACCGCCCGCCGGATCGAGCTGGGGGAGACCGCCGTCCCCGGCATCCAGAATCAGGCCGGCACCGTGCTGCTCACCGTCTCCGACATGAGCAAGGTCGAAGCGGAAATGGAAGTGGACGAAGCCTCCATCCCCAGCGTGAAGCTCGGCGAAGAAGCCCAGGTGCGCATCGACGCCTACCCCAACCAGACCTTCCAGGGGCAGGTCACGGAAGTGGGCGGCAGCCCCATCCTCAAGACCAGCGCCAACGAGGCCACCAAGTTCAAGGTGAAGGTCTGGATCAAGAATCCCCCCCTCACCATCAAGCCCGGCCTTTCGGCCCAGGCCGACATCTTCACGGGCAGCCGTGAGCAGGCCCTGACCATCCCCTTCCAGGCCCTGGTCATGCGCGAGATCAAGCTCAAGCCCGGTGAAACCCACAAGCCCGGCGCCCCCAGGGAAGAGGAAGGTGTCTTCCTGCAGGAAGGTGGCAAAGCCAAGTTCGTCCCCGTGAAGACGGGCCTCATGGGCGACCTGTCCGTGGAAGTGCTCTCCGGCCTCAAGGGCGGCGAAACGCTCATCACGGGGCCCAACCGCGCCCTCCGCGACCTGAAGGGCGGCGAGGCCGTCCGCGTGGAGAAGGCGAAGAAGAAGGAAGAGTCGAAGACCTAA
- a CDS encoding M20/M25/M40 family metallo-hydrolase encodes MFDLNAFVEKFLLARQTALETRPTGGLCGLELEWNLVDPQFRPLLTVGTGPDRMSFVDHLRTKVLSPWTEEYHQLEVFHWMIEWVTRPYHTPKGAVYEGRLLEAALINALAKAGRAFGEPLHYWHGNLLVLPEIGPDCVPMSWHLAKRRYLQRCVELYGTELATAGTHSNLSLPEPMLAWDFMHLPASERGDRHLDDYKNQVYITGTRLMRAFAALFIAASASTPLQASLEDGKPVVRLTPFESVRNLTFPNPPALDVPDLNRSHSDYLRLSYDLVRRGVRFGNNNWIPVRARSQAEPVERLIQVTSDQLHDIYARGLFAAGETRNVEDMAAQIERQNLFARIDLPMARVEVRTDDPGHELALDVANLTLKHLLLLRFYADPDFARGFRYDAEDIKRARRNEELAAREGLRAVIEDPLTAKPIALHAFLDWTLQQLRPMAEALGMWGDLQPLRDLAAGAPSTAEKIRQRLKVKLGGSDIVPPSLLVELAEARKAQVHDDVETITAHIADLGGEEGKLRDFLERARDEVHLDPQAPVRFRPRRETLVDADYPDKATEILALSQRLVRIPSVTACPEERLPEVHRAATFIYDYLQNHSVPVRTFDQGPFPAILAHFPGGEQAPAMLCGHFDVVEPEPDDSQFEPRIEGDYLWGRGAADMKTVVSTYLVWMKDTLKKGAPYPPVNLLLVGNEENGELEPMGTPHVLKLLKEESGYEPAFFVAGERTGEKGTELWGEVCTQNRGVLRFELIAHGTRGHSGLAGGSDLTERLLGAREALRELFAKYLTLKSADGWQSLARFAYIQVGTPGIYNITPDRGSLGAEIRPIPQDDVSRLRADIEALAAELQLEFLPSAWEPGVACHPENPHLKALLAGITAAGGEVRLGRKGAGTSARFAPGGQGVVWGQTGIGPHAAGERHYIPSIDPYYRALEAFAAQLKG; translated from the coding sequence GTGTTCGACCTGAACGCCTTCGTCGAGAAGTTCCTGCTGGCCCGGCAAACGGCGCTGGAGACCCGCCCCACCGGTGGGCTCTGCGGCCTGGAGCTGGAGTGGAACCTGGTCGATCCCCAGTTCCGTCCGCTGCTCACCGTGGGCACGGGCCCCGACCGCATGTCCTTCGTGGATCACCTGCGCACGAAGGTGCTGTCGCCCTGGACGGAGGAGTACCATCAGCTGGAGGTCTTCCACTGGATGATCGAGTGGGTGACCCGGCCCTACCACACGCCCAAGGGCGCCGTGTACGAGGGCCGCCTGCTGGAAGCCGCCCTCATCAACGCCCTGGCCAAGGCGGGTCGGGCTTTCGGCGAGCCCCTCCACTACTGGCACGGCAACCTGCTCGTGCTGCCCGAGATCGGCCCTGACTGCGTGCCCATGTCCTGGCACCTGGCCAAGCGCCGCTACCTCCAGCGGTGCGTCGAGCTGTACGGCACCGAGCTGGCTACGGCGGGCACCCACTCCAACCTGAGCCTGCCCGAGCCCATGCTGGCCTGGGATTTCATGCATCTGCCCGCCTCCGAGCGAGGCGACCGCCACCTCGACGACTACAAGAACCAGGTCTACATCACCGGCACGCGCCTCATGCGAGCCTTCGCCGCGCTCTTCATCGCCGCCAGCGCCAGCACGCCGCTGCAGGCTTCTCTGGAGGACGGCAAGCCCGTGGTGCGGCTCACGCCCTTCGAATCCGTGCGCAACCTGACCTTCCCGAACCCCCCCGCCCTGGATGTGCCGGATCTCAACCGCAGCCACTCCGACTACCTGCGCCTGTCCTACGACCTGGTGCGGCGCGGCGTGCGCTTCGGCAACAACAACTGGATCCCCGTGCGCGCCCGCTCCCAGGCCGAGCCCGTGGAGCGCCTCATCCAGGTCACCAGCGACCAGCTGCACGACATCTACGCCCGGGGCCTCTTCGCCGCTGGAGAAACGCGGAATGTGGAGGATATGGCGGCCCAGATCGAGCGCCAGAACCTCTTCGCCCGCATCGACCTGCCCATGGCCCGCGTGGAGGTGCGCACGGACGACCCCGGTCACGAGCTGGCCCTGGATGTGGCCAACCTCACCCTGAAGCACCTGCTGCTGCTCCGCTTTTATGCCGATCCCGACTTCGCCCGGGGCTTCCGGTACGACGCCGAGGACATCAAGCGGGCCCGCCGCAATGAGGAGCTGGCCGCCCGGGAGGGCCTCCGCGCCGTCATCGAGGATCCCCTCACCGCCAAGCCCATCGCTCTGCACGCCTTCCTGGACTGGACGCTCCAGCAGCTGCGGCCCATGGCCGAGGCCCTGGGCATGTGGGGCGATCTCCAGCCCCTGCGCGACCTGGCCGCCGGCGCGCCCAGCACCGCCGAGAAGATCCGCCAGCGGCTGAAGGTGAAGCTGGGCGGCTCGGACATCGTGCCGCCGTCCCTGCTCGTGGAGCTGGCCGAGGCCCGGAAGGCCCAGGTGCACGACGATGTGGAGACCATCACCGCCCACATCGCCGACCTGGGCGGCGAGGAGGGCAAGCTCCGGGATTTCCTCGAGCGGGCCCGCGACGAGGTGCACCTCGACCCCCAGGCGCCCGTGCGCTTCCGGCCCCGGCGGGAAACCCTGGTCGATGCGGACTATCCGGACAAGGCGACGGAGATCCTGGCCTTGTCCCAGCGCCTGGTGCGCATCCCCAGCGTCACGGCCTGTCCCGAGGAGCGGCTCCCGGAGGTCCACCGCGCCGCCACCTTCATCTACGACTACCTGCAGAACCACAGCGTGCCCGTACGCACCTTCGACCAGGGGCCCTTCCCCGCCATCCTGGCCCACTTCCCCGGAGGCGAGCAGGCCCCGGCCATGCTCTGCGGCCACTTCGATGTGGTGGAGCCGGAGCCCGACGACAGCCAGTTCGAACCCCGCATCGAGGGCGATTACCTCTGGGGCCGCGGCGCCGCGGACATGAAGACCGTGGTGTCCACCTACCTCGTGTGGATGAAAGACACCCTCAAGAAGGGCGCCCCCTACCCGCCCGTGAACCTGCTGCTGGTGGGCAACGAGGAGAACGGCGAACTGGAGCCCATGGGCACGCCCCATGTGCTGAAGCTGCTGAAGGAGGAATCGGGCTATGAACCGGCTTTCTTCGTGGCGGGCGAGCGCACCGGCGAGAAGGGTACCGAGCTCTGGGGCGAGGTCTGCACCCAGAACCGCGGGGTTCTGCGCTTCGAACTCATCGCCCACGGCACCCGCGGCCACAGCGGGCTGGCCGGGGGCAGCGACCTCACCGAGCGGCTGCTGGGCGCCCGCGAAGCCCTGCGCGAGCTGTTCGCGAAGTACCTGACGCTGAAGTCGGCCGACGGCTGGCAGTCCCTGGCCCGCTTCGCCTACATCCAGGTGGGCACCCCCGGCATCTACAACATCACGCCGGACCGCGGTTCGCTCGGCGCAGAGATCCGCCCCATTCCGCAGGACGATGTGTCCCGTCTGCGCGCCGACATCGAGGCCCTGGCCGCCGAGCTGCAGCTGGAGTTCCTGCCCTCGGCCTGGGAGCCCGGCGTGGCCTGCCACCCCGAGAATCCCCACCTGAAGGCGCTGCTGGCGGGCATCACAGCGGCGGGCGGCGAGGTGCGCCTGGGCCGCAAGGGCGCGGGAACCTCCGCTCGCTTCGCCCCCGGCGGCCAGGGCGTGGTCTGGGGGCAGACCGGCATCGGTCCCCACGCCGCCGGCGAGCGCCACTACATCCCCAGCATCGACCCCTACTACCGCGCGTTGGAGGCTTTCGCGGCCCAGCTGAAGGGCTGA
- a CDS encoding ABC transporter permease, with amino-acid sequence MNRRKAGFRGIGTENMRFALRAMLSQKLRSFLTLLGIVAGVATVIAMVSFVSGFNAAVTDSFSSFGTTLVQFQKYEQRFGGGGPLPEDQKRRRNLTIEDAEALKLTATLAAAVSQERYLFGPAGAALTIKTPEGTEANGPTFVGTNPDYAPANNSFVQDGRFLVDADVTHASRTCVLGPETASALFGRKDPIGRTVLVNGTAFSVVGLLEKKGSFLGGDADNILIIPISTFDDMFPQIKNGTGDTIHIATVPKDPKRMYDMMDQEVAILRVRRGLRANQPNDFAIFTSEAQLKTFQQITGGIAGAMIVIAAIALLVGGVGVMNIMLVSVTERTREIGVRKALGATRRDIAMQFLVEAISLTGVGGAVGIAAGLGIAMLVRLVFEFPAAAPLWSIVLGFGVSTAIGLIFGLWPALKAAKQDPIEALRYE; translated from the coding sequence ATGAATAGGCGGAAGGCGGGATTCAGGGGCATCGGCACCGAGAACATGCGGTTCGCCCTCCGCGCCATGCTGTCCCAGAAGCTGCGCAGCTTCCTCACGCTGCTGGGCATCGTGGCAGGCGTGGCCACGGTCATCGCCATGGTGAGCTTCGTCTCGGGCTTCAACGCCGCCGTCACCGACAGCTTCAGCAGCTTCGGCACCACCCTGGTGCAGTTCCAGAAATACGAGCAGCGCTTTGGCGGCGGGGGCCCCCTGCCCGAGGACCAGAAGCGGCGGCGGAACCTGACCATCGAAGACGCCGAGGCCCTCAAGCTCACGGCCACCCTGGCGGCGGCGGTCTCCCAGGAGCGCTACCTCTTCGGTCCCGCGGGCGCCGCGCTCACCATCAAGACGCCCGAAGGCACCGAGGCCAACGGCCCCACCTTCGTGGGCACCAACCCCGACTACGCCCCCGCCAACAACAGCTTCGTCCAGGACGGCCGCTTCCTCGTGGATGCGGATGTCACGCACGCGTCCCGCACCTGCGTGCTGGGCCCGGAGACGGCCTCCGCCCTCTTCGGACGAAAGGATCCCATCGGCCGCACCGTCCTCGTGAACGGGACCGCCTTCAGCGTCGTGGGCCTGCTGGAGAAGAAGGGCAGCTTTCTGGGGGGAGATGCGGACAACATCCTGATCATCCCCATCAGCACCTTCGACGACATGTTCCCCCAGATCAAGAACGGCACGGGCGACACCATTCACATCGCCACCGTGCCCAAGGATCCGAAGCGCATGTACGACATGATGGATCAGGAAGTGGCCATCCTGAGGGTCCGCCGCGGGCTGAGGGCCAACCAGCCCAATGACTTCGCCATCTTCACCAGCGAGGCGCAGCTGAAGACCTTCCAGCAGATCACCGGAGGCATCGCCGGGGCCATGATCGTCATCGCCGCCATCGCCCTGCTGGTGGGGGGCGTGGGCGTCATGAACATCATGCTGGTGAGCGTCACGGAGCGCACCCGGGAGATTGGTGTCCGCAAGGCCCTGGGCGCCACCCGCCGCGACATCGCCATGCAGTTCCTGGTGGAGGCCATCAGCCTCACCGGTGTGGGCGGGGCCGTGGGTATCGCCGCAGGGCTGGGCATCGCCATGCTCGTCCGCCTCGTCTTCGAATTTCCTGCCGCCGCCCCCCTCTGGAGCATCGTCCTAGGCTTCGGCGTGAGCACGGCCATCGGGCTGATCTTCGGATTGTGGCCCGCCCTGAAGGCCGCGAAGCAGGATCCCATCGAGGCCCTCCGCTACGAATAA
- a CDS encoding ABC transporter permease, giving the protein MNLTELLRSSLRAIRAHTLRSFLTLLGVIIGVATIVAVVGVISGLNTYVKEKIIVLAPDVFIVQKFGIIRSRKEFLDAVKRPPITWAEYERLSSGMLKEATQVSAATGNAMPVNYGDKRLPDVIVIGATANFGILFNLEMESGRYFSESENQAAQAVAVIGANTKEELFPHLDPIGRTILIRGLPFRIIGVMPKQGRSIGFNQDGRIYLPLQVYRKNFMAANESLELHIKARGGVEGLDASMDEVRAMFRAMRHTSFRNPDPFGIITQESLQQLWKTISSAAFLLLMLISSVSLGVGGIVIMNIMLVSVVERTQEIGVRMALGARKKDIRRQFLLEAALLSAAGGVIGVLVGAAGAFTVRALADFPAQITPGIVLTGILLSTLVGLAAGFLPAYRASNLVVIDAIRAE; this is encoded by the coding sequence ATGAACCTCACCGAACTCCTACGCTCCTCGCTGAGGGCGATCCGGGCGCACACCCTACGCAGCTTCCTCACGCTGCTGGGCGTCATCATCGGCGTGGCCACCATCGTCGCCGTGGTGGGCGTGATCTCCGGCCTGAACACCTATGTGAAGGAAAAGATCATCGTCCTGGCGCCGGATGTGTTCATCGTGCAGAAGTTCGGCATCATCCGCAGCCGGAAGGAATTCCTGGACGCGGTCAAGCGCCCGCCCATCACCTGGGCGGAGTACGAGCGCCTCTCCAGCGGCATGCTCAAGGAGGCCACCCAGGTCTCCGCCGCCACGGGCAACGCCATGCCCGTGAACTACGGCGACAAGCGCCTGCCCGATGTCATCGTCATCGGCGCCACCGCCAACTTCGGCATCCTCTTCAACCTGGAGATGGAATCCGGCCGCTACTTCAGTGAGAGCGAGAACCAGGCCGCGCAGGCCGTGGCCGTCATCGGCGCGAACACCAAAGAGGAGCTGTTTCCGCACCTGGATCCCATCGGGCGCACGATCCTCATCCGCGGCCTGCCCTTCCGCATCATCGGTGTGATGCCCAAGCAGGGGCGCAGCATCGGCTTCAACCAGGACGGGCGCATCTACCTTCCCCTCCAGGTCTACCGGAAGAACTTCATGGCGGCCAACGAGAGCCTGGAGCTGCACATCAAGGCCCGGGGCGGCGTGGAGGGGCTGGACGCCTCCATGGATGAAGTTCGGGCCATGTTCCGCGCCATGCGGCACACCAGCTTCCGCAACCCGGACCCCTTCGGCATCATCACTCAGGAGAGCCTGCAGCAGCTGTGGAAGACCATCAGCAGCGCCGCCTTCCTGCTGCTCATGCTCATCTCCAGCGTCAGCCTCGGCGTCGGCGGCATCGTGATCATGAACATCATGCTGGTGAGCGTGGTCGAGCGCACCCAGGAGATCGGCGTACGCATGGCCCTGGGGGCCAGGAAGAAGGACATCCGCCGCCAGTTCCTGCTGGAGGCCGCGCTGCTGTCAGCGGCCGGCGGCGTCATCGGCGTGCTGGTGGGCGCTGCAGGAGCCTTCACCGTCCGGGCGCTGGCGGACTTCCCGGCCCAGATCACGCCGGGCATCGTCCTGACGGGCATCCTCCTAAGCACCCTCGTGGGTCTGGCCGCAGGCTTCCTGCCCGCCTACCGCGCCTCCAACCTCGTCGTCATCGACGCCATCCGCGCGGAGTAG
- a CDS encoding pyridoxal phosphate-dependent aminotransferase, producing MSVSLLSPEKPAFAVPEGNLVPVSDHLGRLLAIPPSRMFLINKSLKVFQEKQPGVPVFDASQGDGGASLPGVPEALLDRAFELQKQHGTAYDMPFGTEAYRKSVAEAYWKLAPDTGWGPANVIGTQGGRDGLQKAYQAMLALGHGRQGDVIVVSRVPWISYNWGPYGIGANVMWAPGRAEEGWAYSEEGLRACVTEAAKSGRKVAGLVITSPDNPTGQTLTLERQIALARAALEAGVAFVLFDWMYHAVGDGEPYDVNVLLRAFEPALRKRLMVLDGITKSLGGSNIRNCHLLADAEVVKTIVAQASHTVIPSFFSLAVAMAAYEKGFAAASAPIAGPTRASRAWLREFLKVQGLTHIIGQGYYAFIKVADVLKARNWADSEPMGQHLAENHGVAVVPGAFFSPYGAEWIRFSYATPPERTQGAAERLVAALKSLQT from the coding sequence GTGTCCGTGTCCCTGCTCTCTCCCGAGAAGCCTGCCTTCGCTGTACCTGAAGGGAACCTCGTCCCCGTGAGCGATCACCTGGGGCGGCTCCTGGCCATTCCGCCTTCGCGCATGTTCCTCATCAACAAGTCGCTGAAGGTGTTCCAGGAGAAGCAACCCGGCGTGCCGGTCTTCGACGCCAGCCAGGGCGATGGTGGCGCCTCCCTGCCGGGCGTGCCCGAAGCCCTGCTCGACCGTGCCTTCGAACTGCAGAAGCAGCATGGCACGGCCTACGACATGCCCTTCGGCACCGAGGCCTACCGCAAGAGCGTGGCCGAAGCCTACTGGAAGCTGGCGCCGGACACGGGCTGGGGCCCGGCCAATGTCATCGGTACTCAGGGCGGCCGCGACGGTCTGCAGAAGGCCTACCAGGCCATGCTGGCCCTGGGCCACGGCCGCCAGGGCGATGTGATCGTGGTGAGCCGAGTGCCCTGGATCAGCTACAACTGGGGCCCGTACGGCATCGGCGCCAATGTCATGTGGGCCCCGGGTCGCGCGGAGGAAGGCTGGGCCTATTCGGAAGAGGGCCTCCGCGCCTGCGTGACCGAGGCCGCGAAATCGGGCCGCAAGGTGGCGGGCCTGGTCATCACCAGTCCCGACAATCCCACGGGCCAGACGCTCACGCTGGAGCGCCAGATCGCCCTGGCCCGCGCCGCGCTTGAAGCGGGCGTGGCCTTTGTGCTCTTCGACTGGATGTACCACGCCGTGGGCGATGGCGAGCCCTACGATGTGAATGTGCTGCTGCGGGCCTTCGAGCCCGCATTGCGCAAGCGGCTGATGGTGCTGGATGGCATCACCAAGAGCCTGGGCGGTTCCAACATCCGCAACTGCCACCTGCTGGCGGACGCCGAGGTGGTGAAGACCATCGTGGCCCAGGCCTCGCACACGGTGATCCCCTCCTTCTTCAGCCTGGCGGTGGCCATGGCCGCCTACGAGAAGGGCTTCGCCGCCGCCAGCGCGCCCATCGCCGGCCCCACCCGCGCCAGCCGTGCCTGGCTGCGCGAGTTCCTGAAGGTCCAGGGGCTCACCCACATCATCGGCCAGGGCTACTACGCGTTCATCAAGGTGGCCGATGTCCTGAAGGCCAGGAACTGGGCCGACTCCGAACCCATGGGCCAGCATCTCGCCGAAAACCATGGCGTGGCCGTCGTGCCCGGCGCCTTCTTCAGCCCCTATGGCGCCGAGTGGATCCGCTTCTCCTACGCCACGCCCCCCGAGCGCACCCAGGGTGCCGCGGAGCGGCTGGTGGCGGCCCTCAAGTCCCTTCAGACCTGA